The window AAAAGATCATATTAATTGATTTAAGCTTTTATAATTTACAGTTATCATTGATGGAATTCAGAAATAGGGTCAAAATCACGGTTAAAAAGCCTTGATATTGAGTTGATTTTTATGATTAGCTGTCTAATATCCCGTAAGAAATCATTTTAGTTTTTAAATCTCGAAGCTCATCTAAAATAGCTTGGGATTCTACTTGAGAATAAGTTGCACCTGGATCAGTGGCAGAATTAGGTGAAGCTTCGATTTTTTCTTTGACCAGATCTCCTGATAATAAAACATCTGTGGAAGATTTGAATTTCAGACTATATTTACCACCAGACTTAACAATCGGCAAAAAACCTTCAGCTACTCTTATTATTACCCCAGATCCCGCGTTAAAAGTTCTTTCACCTCCTTCCACCTCTCCATAATGTTCATCCCCGGCAGAGTGGATATTCTCATTTATTGTAGTAAGGCCAGCCGATCCAGTATATCTTCTATACCTATCTTTAGCTGTAGCTGTTAAAGTATTATTAGTGGAACTAACTATTGAGTCAGTTTTTACAGCCAATGGAAACTCTACCCATGTTCCTGGTGTGCCGGCTTCCGTACAAATGGCACTATTCGCTCCGTTACTTGCTATGTTTAGGTAATTTACTCGATCTCCTACCTTCCATAATCCGCTAGTGGGAGGTGTTGAGTTTTGCTGAAATATAAAGTTTCCCCCTATTCGAGTAACTATTAAAGCTTTAGTAGATGATCCTCCTAGGGATAAGCTCGCGGATAGCTCATTTGTAACTCCTCTAAAAATATTCCCTTCTACTGGAAATATAGCGTTTGCATCAAAGGATTGTACACAAATTCCATGTGTACAATTTGACAACTCATTGTTATCACAGATGACTTTCATGTTTTCTCGTGCTAAAGAAGTTGGGATGTTCTCAGAGAAATTGACAGCTCCATAATAATTCTCAATAAAATTATCTTTTATAGTGGTGTTTTCAAAGTTCCTTACAGAAATAGCTATATTCCCTGCATTTCCTAGAGATGATATAGTAGCCGTTTCTGATTTTGAGTTCCCATAGAAGAAATTTTTAAGGATGTGATATTTTCCAGTCTGGGCCCCTTGGTCTATATATACACTTGGGAAATCGTTATTATTCCGCTTGAATTTATTGTCTGATATAATATGTTTTCCATTGACAGTATCTGACGCCACTCCCACAGAGATGTCACGCCCCACATTGTTGATAAAATAATTATTATTTATGTTGGCCCCATTTGTTGAAAAACCAATAGACATACCTATCCCGTAACTTTCCGCAATAATATTACCTGTTAAATTCAGACTTTCATTTGGCTCTGATGATGAATAACGGATGGCTCCTGCGCTGGTGGCATTTCTGTAATTAAGTACCAAGTTATTAGAAACAATCCCACCTATTCCTGCATTTACCACAAAAATGCCTCCGGAAAGTGGTTCCCCTTGCTGCCATCCATTATCTATGCATATGTTATTGGCTATAATATCCCCACCAGTAATGTTATTATCCCCTTGTAGATAGATACCTGTCCACCTTGTGTTAACACAATGGTTGCCTGTACATATTACGTGAGTCCTAATTCCCCCATTGTAACCCATAAGAATTCCATGTCGACGTCGTAGCCCGGCACCTTCAATCCATAGACTACCGTTAGCTTTCATAGCTACGCAGTAATTGTTTACTACCTTTAGAAGAGAGTCTGATCCTAAGGTGCCTACACCAATTGCCTGACTGTTATTACTCATACAATAATTCCCCTCTATAATTACTCTACCTCCGGAAGTCGATGAACTTACCCCTATATCAGAGAGCGATTGATGAGAAGCGTTTGCAAAAAAGAAATTATTTTTAATGATCACATCATAACAGTCCGTAACCAATACACCTCCTCCCCATCCGTATATTCGGCAATTTTCGATTATTATTTTTTTCTTGTTATTTGCTAGGATTGGCCTGTTTACAGAATCACCTGAAGAAGGCGTTTCTGTCTCGAGCCATCCACCATCCATTGATATATTTCTGATACTGGAATTCTCACCCATGGTGATACCATATCCTGATGTTTTAGAGTTGGATTTGAGTACGGTTCCTTTCCCTAATCCTCTAATATTCATACCATCCCTTAGTGTTATAGAAGAAAACACAATGGTTCCTTTTGGTAAAATTACATCATCTGTTAAACTTTGATCAATAGCTTTTTGTAAAGCAATAGTATCATCAGTATCCCCATCTGCTTTTATGTTATACCATAATGAATTTAACCCTTCCTTAAATGCCCTTTTATATTTTGAACCCTCATGCTCTAAATACACAACACCATCGACATTTGGATCACTCATATCTTCTATAAAAGTAGCTAATTCACCTGTGTTTGGGTCAAGTACATTGCTTTTAATTTTCAATCCTTCAGGTGATGTGCTAGATATTACTTTTTCATCATTTAAATCAAAAGCAGGGAGCATATTTCCTTTTACAGCTCCTTTAAATTGATCTGGAGTGGCCCCTATTACTCTGCCTACTGTTACTATTTTGGAATCGCTCATGGTGTTATTCTGCTTATTGAGTTAATTACGTTGATTTGCCCTTTTATCAAGTATTGTGGATTTGTACTCGTTTCTAGACCAAACAAAATATCATATAGGTATTTTTGTCTACTTAGCTTAAGGGTAAGGCTATTATGAATTAATAATTTGAGTTCGTTGGTACCGATGATAGTTAGGCCGTTACCAAGTGTGAGTTTGATTACGGATTTAGACCGAAGGTCTTCTTTTATTTCCAGTACAATCTTATCTGCTGTCGAGATGTCAAATGGATCTCCTGTGAGTTGATCTATAAGTGTGATGGTTTCTATGTAATCTTCGCCTTGAATAAGGTCTATGTTAGATACTCCTGGTCTGATGTTTTCCATGTATGTAAATTATATTAAGTGATTTAGGTGATTTAGGACAACTATACAGGTACTATCGGATTAAGTGCGGTATATTTGAAAAGTGTTAATGCAATAATTTTACATGAAGTGGTTAGGCTGGTTCCTTTAAATCTAATATCGAACTCCTTGACTGAGGTAGCGTCTATGGTCTGCATTACAGATGTAATGGGTATCTGGATAATCTTTCCATCAGGATCTTTGTCTTCAAAAAATCCGGTAAAATAAAAATTGCGACTGTCTGCATCTCCATGGGAAAAGTGAATCTGGAAATGAAGGCGATACTGAGCTGACATGCCCGTGGATGTGCCTACGATACTGATTTGCACTTCCTGAGCTCCTACAGATAGATATAAAGAGTAATTCTCATTTTCTCCATGAGCCATAATCAAAATAGCTTCACCTATAAATACCGTACCGATGGCCATATCCTCCGGTTGAAGATTATTACTTCCTCCTTGTTTGTTGAGCAAGCTGGTTTTTAATGATCCCGCAAAAGGCCATGTGAAATAAGGCCCCATCCATAAGTGCAGAGGGTTTGCCTTTTCTTCTACCAATTTTTCTGTCCGAACATTCTCTTTTTCTATCGATTTGTTTTCGGATTGCTTTAGAAGCATAATTGCAGAAGCTATCTGAGCACTGTTTTTTACGGGCTTCAGGATGAAGCGAATCTTATTATTCAGTTTTGCATATTCCATAAGTAATTGTTTTTTAGTATATTGAACTATGGAAGAGTTAGGATTTATTGTTGGTTTTATAGTAATTGTGTTTTTAGCCTCTCGTTTGACACGCTTTGTGAAGAGGTGGCCAAACGAGTAAATTAAGTCTTAAGTTTGTAGAGAGTCATTTTTGCAACCGTTTTTTCTTGGTCTGTTAAGGCTATTTCGATTTCATCGATCATATAGATAATGTTGCCATCTCTGATTAACCTCGTGCGTGTAAGAGTATATTGGTCTGCTTCTGTCAGAAGAACATTCCTTGTAATCTTGTGGGATTTACTCATCATATTTTGAAGGTCCTGATAGAAAGGTTTCAAATCTTCGCTCCTTATCTTTAAGTCATACTGGTCTTCGCTTAATACCGATTTTGGGTCATATTTATTGGCAGATGCAAAAGCATAAGACCTATCATCATTGTCTTGCTTGATACCATGGAAACACGTGAACCTTAGCCCTGTTTCTTTATTGAAAATATTTGCTTCAGGACAATATGCCGGCATTTCAATAGCCGGCAACTTCCATCCTTCAAAATAGGCATCAGCCAAAGGGGTCATACTTAACTCCCAATCAATGCTTTGTTTGACTTCTACATCATTTTGAAGGTCCAAGGCGTATAGTTCCCAGCCAACTTCCTCTTCCCTTTGCTTTTCTAACCTAAAGGTGGAAGAAAGAGAACGGACATAAGCGTATTGGCCAATATCAGCATCTAACGCTATTAACGTACTGTAATCATCCACTGTAAAATCAGGATCCGGAATGGTTTCTTGGCCTTTCTCCAAAACGGGATCGAAAGTAGCATAAGAGAAATTAAATCCGGAGTCCTTGCCATACACCTTACTAAATCCTTTAGCGATTTTTCCTGTTAGGTCTAGAATATCTCTGCTACGGATAATAGACCTAATAAAACGGATTTCAACCTTGTTTTGAATAACATTAAAATCATACTTAAGAAAGAAGTAGTTTTTTATTGCTTTGAGGAATTCCAGTACATTGATATCAGGAACATGATTGTTTAACTTGATATTAAAATCAAATACATTTTGATAAATAAGCATGGTTTGATCAGGATCTAAATCTCCCGAATCCACATTATTCCTAGACCTCCTAATAGAAGCGCCCCCCTGCCTAACATCCAAATAATCTATAGGGTGATTGTTATAAACAATTAATTTCTTAATCATGGGGTGGTCAAAAAATTCTCCCGATACCTGGATATTAAGATGCTTGAATACAGCCTTGACAATATCTGTCAAATAAACCATAGGTATGATGGTATTCTGCCAGAGAATAGCTTCAGAGAAATTATAGTAGCTGGGGTTATAAGTATTGAGCCTGCCGGCATAATCATATCTATTCACCACACCATCAAATATGGAATTGGTACCTTCGTAAAGATTGGGGTTGTAGATCATCGGGAAAGCGATCCTATTGCTGTCATCGGGAGTGTTATAATCATCCATCAGAAATAATTTACCCGTTTTGACAGTGGCAATATAGGAGCGATTCACCCCCTCGTTTGGCATCTGAACCAACTCTGCAGTGGTACTGGTATCTGTTTCCCAATAATTTATATAACTAGATGAACGGTGACCTTCTTCTGAAATTACAATAGAGACAATCAAACCAATATCTAATGCCTCTATCCAGTCCATAATGGCATAGAGTTGCTCGACTTGATCTTCATAATCGTCTTTTTCTAAATATAAAACATTTGAATTGATCGTTAATCTGGCGTCTCCATGGGCACATGTAATTCTGTAACCCTGAATGGTATCATATGCAGGGTCTAAGGTGATGATATCATTGTCCGGGTAACAAGCAGGTAGGCTCAAATCTGCATTGGCCTGAATAAAGAAACCTGAAGTGAGTACAAAAACCAATTTTACAGAAATGTCATCTGCTTCCAAAATATCCAGATACCCCTTGTATTTTCTGTTGGACCTCACATATAAATCAGCAGGTATGGGAATACTGAAATCAGCCCCAGACTGCAAGTCAGCAGGGAGATTTAAGGCAAGGGCTATATCGGGAGTATTTGCTACCGTAAAAGGATAGCTAAATTCTCCTAAAAAATCAGTGGTGAAAATACCTGTTCGGATTTTTTGGATAATAGCAGGTACTGGTATGCTAGTATTATTTACGAGGATCTCTACCATATTGACTTTGGGTATTGAATGCTAATCTGGCTTTGATTTCGGCAGACTGTAGGTATACACCATCTTTGCCGGTAAAGTATTCGGAATTTTCTATTACAAGCTTCTTAAGCACACCATCAGCAACTATATAGACATGATTTCTCAAAAGCATATCTCGTAATGCAAACTTTTCATGAATGGTAATGAATCCAGTTCTAAGGATAAAGCTGTCGTAGGCGGTGTGATTGAAACTGCAAATATTGCCCTCACTCCTGTCATGGTTTGGTTGATGTACCGCCTCAAAAAGCTCACTGGATGGTGCCGAATAGTTTTCTTTTTTGCCATAAAAACAAAAACTATCAAAACCCCCAAGGCTATTTCCGTAAAAAGCCTGCAAAGTAAATTCAGGATCCTTTTTGGGAAACAAAGTTATAACCTCTGATTTGAGGTTTCTGCCTGCTAATTTGATTTCTATCTTGTCCATATCCTCCCAATCATCCGGTAGGAAATATTCAAAAGAAAACGGTCTGTATCTGGACTGTGGACCTAGGTCTCTTGAGATGGATTCTACTATTGTATTTTTATAATAGAAAGTGGATTGGAGAATGTAACTACCAGTTTCTAATGGCAGAATATAAAAAATGGATCTTTCCATTGGGAATATGGCACGCTCCATTGGTCTGGTAGTAAGCCATAAGTAAGCTTTGCCCTCGCAGATATTCACAACAGGGAAATCATATGGCCGGCCAGCCATCCAAGCATGTCTCACAGAAGTGAGGGATTCTCCTCCGTCCTGCTCACCATCTACAAATAAGGTGGTTCTGAGCCTGTACCTCTGAATGATGCCTTCGCAAATTTCTGTGGTTAGGCCTAAATTCAAATTTGGCCTATGCCAAGACATCTTGCCCAAAATGGCCCTATCTACGTAAAAGTTAACCTTTTCGATATCATAGAGGTACGGGTTCTGGTATTCGGCAATTTTTGTAAAAGAATCTGATCCATAAACATGTTCAAATTCTACATCTCCCTGCATATCGATAATCCCATCTTCTGGAATATCAGGATTTAATGAAACCTGAACAAAATCTCTAACCATGTCCATTTCTTCTGCAGGTGTGTCATCTGTGTTTTCAAAATGTGCAACTAGCAGCACATTATTTGAAGGCATCTGAAAGGTATAGGTATCATCATATGAGACAACTACATCGTTAATCTTCCAGCAAAGGAAATTCTTGCCTGTTGCAGGTGAAGCAACCACAGTAGAATTGTCCTGTTCTGTGTAATACCCTGCGCCTGTAACAATACCTGAACTATCCGGAGTGACAGAAACCGTAACCTCAAAATCTTGCCTTTCTACCACCGGAGCTTTGGCCTCAAAGAAAGCAATCACTTCACTATCCGAATCGGGCATAGTAAAAGCAAATGAAGGATTAGTAGAAATCACTTCATTGTTTTGCATCCAGTAAGCAAACTCCCAATTTTCATTTGCAGTGGCTTCAAGGGTTACTTC of the Cyclobacterium marinum DSM 745 genome contains:
- a CDS encoding right-handed parallel beta-helix repeat-containing protein — its product is MSDSKIVTVGRVIGATPDQFKGAVKGNMLPAFDLNDEKVISSTSPEGLKIKSNVLDPNTGELATFIEDMSDPNVDGVVYLEHEGSKYKRAFKEGLNSLWYNIKADGDTDDTIALQKAIDQSLTDDVILPKGTIVFSSITLRDGMNIRGLGKGTVLKSNSKTSGYGITMGENSSIRNISMDGGWLETETPSSGDSVNRPILANNKKKIIIENCRIYGWGGGVLVTDCYDVIIKNNFFFANASHQSLSDIGVSSSTSGGRVIIEGNYCMSNNSQAIGVGTLGSDSLLKVVNNYCVAMKANGSLWIEGAGLRRRHGILMGYNGGIRTHVICTGNHCVNTRWTGIYLQGDNNITGGDIIANNICIDNGWQQGEPLSGGIFVVNAGIGGIVSNNLVLNYRNATSAGAIRYSSSEPNESLNLTGNIIAESYGIGMSIGFSTNGANINNNYFINNVGRDISVGVASDTVNGKHIISDNKFKRNNNDFPSVYIDQGAQTGKYHILKNFFYGNSKSETATISSLGNAGNIAISVRNFENTTIKDNFIENYYGAVNFSENIPTSLARENMKVICDNNELSNCTHGICVQSFDANAIFPVEGNIFRGVTNELSASLSLGGSSTKALIVTRIGGNFIFQQNSTPPTSGLWKVGDRVNYLNIASNGANSAICTEAGTPGTWVEFPLAVKTDSIVSSTNNTLTATAKDRYRRYTGSAGLTTINENIHSAGDEHYGEVEGGERTFNAGSGVIIRVAEGFLPIVKSGGKYSLKFKSSTDVLLSGDLVKEKIEASPNSATDPGATYSQVESQAILDELRDLKTKMISYGILDS